The genome window TCGCGCCGAACACGAGGATGAACGACAGCGAGGCGAACGAAGTGATGGCCTCGAGGCTTCCGTACCACGTAAATATCGCGGTGACGCCGCCGAGCAACAGGACCGTCCGTTCGGGGATACCGTCGCCGTCCGGGCTCCCGATCCGATCCGGGAGCAGGTCGTCGCCGAGCAGTCCCTTGGCGAAATGCGCCGACGAGAACAGCGTCGCGTTGATCGCGCTCCCGGTCGAGAACAGCGCCGACAGCGCGAGAGCGACCGCCCCGAGCTGGGCCAGGCCGTAGGGCCGCATCGCGAGCCACGCGGCGTCCTTCAGCGCGACGTGCGGGCGGGACACGAGCGCTTCCGGGGCGAGGTTCACCGTCACCATCCCCGCGAGGACGTAGACGGCCACGGCGACGGGGATGGAGATGTACACGGCCTTCCGGATGGTTTCGACGGGGTCCTCGATGCGATCCTGGTCGTAGTAGAGGAGCTGCCACCCTTGAAACGCGACGAACGAGATGGCGGCCGCCGTTACGGGGTCGAAGCCGCCGAAGTGGCCGCGGCCGTAGTCGAACGGGGCGCCGCTGAACCCGAACGCGTACACCAGTCCGAGTAGCCCGAACGCGACGAGGATGCCGACCTTCAGTGCGACGAGGACGTTCTCGGCGACTCCGGTGGTTCGCGCCCCGAGCAGGTTCAGACCAACGAATCCGACCACCGCCAGCACCGAGGCGAGCGGCCGCACGGACACGCCCGCGACACGCGACGGGACGACACCGAACGCGGCCGTGAACTCGCCGAAGGCGAACGCGTACATCGCGATCGAGCCGACGTAGCCGAACAGGAGCGTCCACCCGATCATCCCGGCCACGGTCGAGTTGCCGAGGTAACACTGTACGAACGTCACCGAACCCCCGCGGTTATCCGTGAGGCGGTTGAGCGCGTTGTACGAGTACCCCGCACACGTGGCGACGACCCCGGCGATCAGGAACGCGAACCAGACGGCCGAGACCGTGATCTGCGCGACGACGCCGAGGACGGCGTAGATGCCGCCACCGATCATACCGCCGAGCGCCATCGAGAGCGCCTCTTTCAGTCCAAGATTCTCAGCCACAGCTATCAACCTCGGTTGTGGGAGGCCGCGTTTGGAGGGGGTTCAAAGCTTTGGCTTCCCCGTCGGTCATCGTACCGCTCCCGTCGCGGATAACGCACTACCGCGTCCGCCCGGCGCGGCGGCTCACGAGTCTCTCACCGGCCCGCCGCCCGACTCACTCCTCGTCGGAGCCGTCGCAGACGCCGAGCGGGAGCGACTCGGGGGCGTCGTCGTCGAGGCCGGCGTACGCGTCGTCGATGAGCCGAGCCAGCTGCGTCTCGGGGCTCACGCCGCGGGCGGCGGCGAGGGCGGTGAGACGCTCGTACTGCTCGTCCGGCACGGACACGGTTCCGTCGTCCATGTGCGCCGCTCCGTTCCGGAGCGACAAAAGCGTTGGTTCGGGCCCGAAATACGTCAAATCCGTTCAGATCACGACGAGTCCGTCCGGTCTCGCTCGCGCACGGCGCCGACCGGCTCGCCCTCTGCGAACCGGTCGAACAGCGCGTTCATCACCGCCGACTCCGCGCGTGAGAGGTGTTCCCAGACGGTCGTCGACCCGAGCCCCAGCTCCTCGGCGACCTCCTCGACGCCAACGCCGCCGCCGTGGTCGTAGTAGCCCGCGGCGATCGCGGTCGCGAGGACCTCTCGCTGCCGCTCGGTGAGCCCGTCGAGGAGGCCGGACGCGGGGAGCTGCGGCGAGCGCTCGATCGACGCGAGCTCGACGTTCCGCGCCAGCTCCACCTCGTTGCCGCCGCGCTCCAGCTCGCGCATCACCGCCGAGAGGTCGTCCCCGTCCTCGAGGTACGCCGTCCAGCGCTCGACCCCGCCCGAGATGGTCGTCCCCGTTCGGTAGTGGATCCCCATCTGCGAGAACCGGTCGCCGATCCCGTCCCAGTCGGCGGCGTCGACGTCGATCGTCAGCGCGACGTACGCGTGCGTGCCCTCGATCGGCGCGAGCGGCTCCGCCGACACGATCAGATCGAACTCCCGGAACTCCTCGACGAACGCCTCGATCTCGGCCGGCGGCCCCGTGAGTTCGGCGATCCGCTTGCGCTCGGGTCCGCTGCCGGTCATCGAGGAGACTGAGCGATACCGCACCTCCGGGTGGCGCGCGCTCACCTCGCACTCCGGCTCCCCCGCGTGGCGGATCCGGAACGTCACTTCTCGCATGGGAGGGGTAGAGGTGGCCGGGGTTCAAACGGGTTCCGGAGCGTCGCGAGCCATTTATACCCGCGACTGCGCAACGGTCGGCGTGGTGGCGATGACGAGTCGGTTACCCCCACCGAGCCCCCTGTGACGACGGGTTTCCACCGAGCCACCGTTCCTACCGCCGCCAGTGGCGCGGCCGCCGCTCGCGGTCGTGGAGCGCGGTGAAAGTGGTCGTAAGCCGACGAGTAGCGCCGCTGTCGTGCGGTTTCGACGCGAAATAGAAGGGTGGGTCGTCGTCGCAAGCGGCGGGGCGGGTCGCCGCTCAGTACGAGGCCGCGCGCTTGTCGAGGCCGGCCGCCTCGATGTCCTCGCCGTCGACGGAGGTGCGGAGGACGTCCATCCCGTCGTCGCGGTCGACGTCGAAGTTGCGGGCGTACAGCGCTTCGAGGCGGTCGTACTCGGCGTCGGAGATCGGCGGCACGTCGCTCGCGGCGCTCCACTCGGCGATGTCGTCGCCGTCGCGGAAGGTGGGCGTGACGGAGGCGACCTCGTCGTGCGCGAGCAGCCAGCGGATCGCGGCCTGCGCCATCGTGCGCGTCCCCTCGACCCCGTCGGGGTCCTCGAGGAAGCGGATGGCGTCGACCTTCTCCCAGCCCGTCTCGTACCACTCCTTCGGGCGGTGCGAGCGGTGGTCACCGTCTTCGAGGACGGTGTCGGGCGTCACCTGCTCGTTGAGGAGGCCGGAGGAGTGCGGGACGCGGGCGATGACCGACGTGTCGGAGTCGCTCTCGCGGATCGTCTCGACGAAGTGGCGGCCGGGCTCCTGCTCGAAGAGGTTGAAGACGGTCTGGACCGCGTCGAACTCCTCGTACTCGACGGCGGCGTCGCCCTCGGCGAGCCAGCCGATCGAGGGGCCGAGCGCCCAGCCGAGCGCGCGGACGCGCCCCGACTCCTTCCACTCGCGGAGGAGGTCCCGCACCTCGGGCGTGACGTCGTCGACGTTCGCGTTGTGTAACTGGAGCAGGTCGACGTGGTCGGTGTCGAGGCGGTCGAGCGAGCGCTCGAAGGCGGTTTCGAGGTACTCGCGGTCGAGCTCTTTCGGAAGCTCGCCGTGGCCGGCCTGCGGGTTGTTGTAGAAGTCGTAGCCGATCTTCGTCGCGAGCGTCACCTCGTCGCGGCGGCCGTCGATCGCTTTCCCGATTATCTCCTCGCTGTCGCCGTGGCCGTACACGTCGCCGGTGTCGACGTAGGTGACGCCCGCGTCGAGCGCCTCCTCGACCATCCCGACCGCCTGGTCGTCCGAGCGGTCGCCCCACCAGTCGGTACCGACGACCCACGCGCCGAAGCCGATCTCCGAGACCTCGACGCCCGAGTTACCGAGTTCGCGGTGTTCCATACTCGCCGTTGGGTGCTGGCGCACTTATCCGGTGCGGTCTCGGTCACCGCGTGGGAACGCCGCCACCGCGCGCGGGCCCGGATCGCGGGCGGCGCCCGCGCGTCCCGTTCGCACAACCGAATCCCTTTGAGGGACGGCGACGAAGGAGGGCCGATGACAAAGCGACACGTGTCCCTGCCCGACGGCGCCGAGGCCGGGGTCCGAGGGTTCATCGACGAGGTGGACGAGCGGCTCTCCTCGGACGAGGACACCTGCGAGGTCGTTCGCGACGTGCTGATCGACCTCCACGGCGACCGCGAGGCGTGGGAGGCGTGGCAGAGCGGCGAGTCGGTGTCGCGCGCCGAGCGCGTCCGCCTCCAGGGGTACGACCCGTGTAACGCGACGCTGGAGTCGGAGTACTACGCCGAGAAGGACGAGGACCGCTTCCAGCGCTCGAAACACCTCCAGTGGCTCTGGCGGCAGTTCGACGCCACGCCGATGGCCGACAACGTCGAGTTCGCGCTCCGCTTCCGACAGATGCTCGGCAAGCACCTGTTCGCCGAGTGCGGGGACAACTGTCGCTTCTTCAAGGGAATCTCCGTCACGTACGGCCACAACATCGAGGTCGGCGACAACGTCGTGATCCACGACGACGTCCACCTCGACGACCGCGGGAAGCTGACGATCGGCGACCGCGCGTCCATCTCCGACGGCGTCCACATCTACAGCCACGACCACGACATCGTCGACCAGACCGAGGTGCGGAACTTCCACACGATCGTCGAGGCGGACGCGCGCGTCACCTACGACGCGATGGTCAGGGCGGGCTGTCGGATCGGGGAAAACAGCGTCGTCGGCGCGCGCTCCGTCGTTCAGGGCGACGTGCCCGACCACCACGTCGTCGTCGGCTCGCCCGCGCGCTCCGTCCGCGTGAAACCCGGGTGGGAGGAGGCAGCGGAGGAGCTCGAAGACGGTCGGCTCCCCGACAACCAAGACGACCGCGAGATCGAGTACGAGCTCCCCGACGACCTCGAACAGTTCGACGAGTTTCAGCGGGACCTCCGGCCGCCGAACCAGTCCCGCTGACGCCCGCCGGTCTCCCTAATGCCGCCGTCCGGCTGACGGCGCGAGAACCGCTTTCGAGGGGGAGCGTATCATGGTATCACTCCCCAGTATCGTTATTGGCTAGTAGCGCGTACTGACAGACGGTGTTACGCGCATGCCAGGACAACAGATACTGATGATCGTCGGCGACTTCGGCGAGGACTACGAGATCATGGTCCCGTTCCAGGCGCTTCGGGCGGTCGGGCACGAGGTCCACGCCGTCTGCCCGGAGAAGGGGGCGGGCGAGACGGTCAAGACCGCGATCCACGACTTCCGCGGCGACCAGACGTACCTCGAGGAGCGCGGCCACGACTTCGAGCTCACCCACGGGTTCGACGACGTCGACCCGGCCGACTACGACGCCCTGGTCGTCCCCGGCGGACGCGCCCCCGAGTACCTCCGCGGCTACGACGAGGTGCTCGACGCGGTGCGCCACTTCTTCGAGGCCGACAAGCCGGTCGCGTCGATCTGTCACGGCCCGCAGATCCTCGCGGCGGCGGGCGTGCTCGACGGCTACGAGATGACGGCGTACCCGGCCGTCAGGCCCGAAGTCGAGGCCGCCGGCTGCTCGTGGGTCGACGGCGTGACGACCGACGGGAACCTCGTCACCGGGCAGGCGTGGCCCGACCACCCCGAGTGGATCGCGGAGTTCCTCGACCTCCTCGGTACCGAGATCGAACACGAGGGGGCCGCCGCGACGGCCGACTGAACCCCTCGTTTTTCGTGTCCGACCCCCGCGCCGTCGCCGTCAACGTCGCTGCCAACACGAACGAGCCGGGCTTCCGCGGCCCCGTCTATCCCGACGGCTCGTTCGCGTACGTCCCGATCCCCGAGTCGGCGCCGACGCTCTCCCGCGACCGGTTCCCCGTCGACGAGCCGGTCCCGGCCTACGGCGACCTCGACCTCCCCTTCGCGGTCCCGGCGGAGCTGCGCGGGACGCCCGTCCACGCTGACCCCGAGTTCCCGGGCGTCCACGGCCGCGAGCGGGCGACGTACGGCGACCCCTACGGGGTGAAGGCGTCCCGGATCGCCGACCTCGACCCCGGCGACTGGCTCCTCTTCTACGCGACGCTCACGCTGCGACCGCGCGGGTGGGCGGGACCGGGCGACGAGCGCGCGGGCGACCCGGAAGTCGACGAGCGCGGCGGCGCGTGGCTCCGCGAGCGGGGCGTCGACGTCGACGCCGACCTCGCGCCCGACTGGGGCGCGTACCTCTTCGCCGGGATGCGGGTCGAGCGCGTGCTCTCGACCGGGGAGGGAGACGGCGGCGACGGGGACGGTGGGGGCGTCGTCGACCG of Halorubrum trapanicum contains these proteins:
- a CDS encoding acyltransferase; the encoded protein is MTKRHVSLPDGAEAGVRGFIDEVDERLSSDEDTCEVVRDVLIDLHGDREAWEAWQSGESVSRAERVRLQGYDPCNATLESEYYAEKDEDRFQRSKHLQWLWRQFDATPMADNVEFALRFRQMLGKHLFAECGDNCRFFKGISVTYGHNIEVGDNVVIHDDVHLDDRGKLTIGDRASISDGVHIYSHDHDIVDQTEVRNFHTIVEADARVTYDAMVRAGCRIGENSVVGARSVVQGDVPDHHVVVGSPARSVRVKPGWEEAAEELEDGRLPDNQDDREIEYELPDDLEQFDEFQRDLRPPNQSR
- a CDS encoding DJ-1/PfpI family protein is translated as MPGQQILMIVGDFGEDYEIMVPFQALRAVGHEVHAVCPEKGAGETVKTAIHDFRGDQTYLEERGHDFELTHGFDDVDPADYDALVVPGGRAPEYLRGYDEVLDAVRHFFEADKPVASICHGPQILAAAGVLDGYEMTAYPAVRPEVEAAGCSWVDGVTTDGNLVTGQAWPDHPEWIAEFLDLLGTEIEHEGAAATAD
- a CDS encoding helix-turn-helix domain-containing protein yields the protein MREVTFRIRHAGEPECEVSARHPEVRYRSVSSMTGSGPERKRIAELTGPPAEIEAFVEEFREFDLIVSAEPLAPIEGTHAYVALTIDVDAADWDGIGDRFSQMGIHYRTGTTISGGVERWTAYLEDGDDLSAVMRELERGGNEVELARNVELASIERSPQLPASGLLDGLTERQREVLATAIAAGYYDHGGGVGVEEVAEELGLGSTTVWEHLSRAESAVMNALFDRFAEGEPVGAVRERDRTDSS
- a CDS encoding aldo/keto reductase, which encodes MEHRELGNSGVEVSEIGFGAWVVGTDWWGDRSDDQAVGMVEEALDAGVTYVDTGDVYGHGDSEEIIGKAIDGRRDEVTLATKIGYDFYNNPQAGHGELPKELDREYLETAFERSLDRLDTDHVDLLQLHNANVDDVTPEVRDLLREWKESGRVRALGWALGPSIGWLAEGDAAVEYEEFDAVQTVFNLFEQEPGRHFVETIRESDSDTSVIARVPHSSGLLNEQVTPDTVLEDGDHRSHRPKEWYETGWEKVDAIRFLEDPDGVEGTRTMAQAAIRWLLAHDEVASVTPTFRDGDDIAEWSAASDVPPISDAEYDRLEALYARNFDVDRDDGMDVLRTSVDGEDIEAAGLDKRAASY
- a CDS encoding APC family permease, producing the protein MAENLGLKEALSMALGGMIGGGIYAVLGVVAQITVSAVWFAFLIAGVVATCAGYSYNALNRLTDNRGGSVTFVQCYLGNSTVAGMIGWTLLFGYVGSIAMYAFAFGEFTAAFGVVPSRVAGVSVRPLASVLAVVGFVGLNLLGARTTGVAENVLVALKVGILVAFGLLGLVYAFGFSGAPFDYGRGHFGGFDPVTAAAISFVAFQGWQLLYYDQDRIEDPVETIRKAVYISIPVAVAVYVLAGMVTVNLAPEALVSRPHVALKDAAWLAMRPYGLAQLGAVALALSALFSTGSAINATLFSSAHFAKGLLGDDLLPDRIGSPDGDGIPERTVLLLGGVTAIFTWYGSLEAITSFASLSFILVFGAMSYLAFRQRDHDEVNAVIPAIGTVGSLAFFPLMLFNLYTREPNTFYTVLGIAAFVLAVELLYFERDIIEEEVDAFDPPTRIVGER